The Pseudomonas leptonychotis genomic sequence CGTACCAGTACTTGCCACGGATAAACACGCCCGTGTCGCCGTACTTCAACTCAAGGTCATGCACGCCTTTGAAGATCTTCGAGAAGGTTTCACCCTTCTTGAAATTCAGACGGCCATCGTCGTTGGTCTGCGAGGACGCCTTGCCGCCGTTGCGCGTCCCGATAAAGTCAGGATCGGCCCCACGCACGCTCCAGCTTGCACCCACGGAAAGAGAAGAATCGAACTGCGCTTCGACCTCACCAATATTGAATGAAATAGCCTGGGCAGGCCCTACACAGCCTAAAGCGATGGCAACAGCCAAGATGCTGGGCTGGAAGATGGCATGTCTTGTTGTTGTTCTCATGCGGCTCTCCTGGAAAGCGGGTTTCGTGTTGAGCCGCCAAACTACCCAGCCACCCACTCCGGGTTAAGCGCCCGAAAGAGGTATTCACTCTGTCCTCCTAAAGAGTGAATACCTCTCTGCCACGGGCCATAGGCCGCCGCACATGCACCAATTCAATAAGCCTGCATAGCGCCGATGAATAGCGCGCAGTGCCTGCCTCCCTCAAGGCCAGTGAATTGAGCAGCGAATGCCCTCGATAATCGTATCGAATTAAATACACCGTATTCATACCGATACGAAAGCGCCCAAAGCGCGCCACCAGAGCGCTGCGCAGTGCATGAAACCCTTAATCCGCCACCTCTGTATCTAAATCAATACATGTCCGGCAATTCAATTATTGTGCAACAACCATAAGCCATTGATTTTATTGATAAAAAATACAATGGCACCACCCTTGCTATGGTCTTTGCATCTTCTGCTCGCTGCCCAGCACGAGCGTTCAGCACATCGCCCCCAACAGAAAGGGCGAGTCACCACCCTTGAGGAGTTCACATGAGCGAATTGCGTTTTACCGTCGAGCACGAATGGCTGCGTCAGGATGCCGATGGTCTGGTCACCGTGGGCATCACTGCCTATGCCCAGGAAGCCTTGGGTGACGTGGTATTCGTGCAACTGCCAGACGCTCAGAGCTATGCCGAGGGCGCCGAAGTGGCGGTGCTGGAGTCGGTAAAAGCAGCAAGCAATATCTCCATGCCGCTAGACGGTGAGGTTGTCGAGGTCAATGGCGAGCTAGAATCCAGCCCTGAGCTGGTTAACGAAGACCCCCTGGGTAAAGGTTGGTTCTTCCGTTTCCGCCCGACCAATGCCAGCGCGGTAGCCGACCTGCTCGATCAAGCCGCCTACGAGCGCCTGCTCAACGCCAATGCTGACGCCTGAGAGATTGCAATGACCAAGCTGACCACCCAGAACGAATTTATCGCGCGCCACATCGGCCCGCGTGAGGCTGATACTGCGGCCATGCTCGAACTGCTCGGCTACGCCAGCATCGACGCGCTGACCGACAATGTCATTCCCGAGAGCATCAAGGGCACCAGCATCCTTGGCTCCCTGCCGGGCCTGTCGGAAGCCGACGCCCTGGCCAAGATCAAGACCATCGCTGGCAAGAACCAGCAGCTGCGCACTTTTATTGGTCAGGGTTACTACGGCACTCACACGCCGAGCCCAATCCTGCGCAACCTGCTGGAAAACCCAGCCTGGTACACCGCCTACACCCCGTACCAGCCGGAAATCTCCCAAGGTCGCCTAGAGTCCTTGCTGAACTTCCAGACCCTGGTTACCGACCTCACCGGCATGCAGATCGCCAACGCGTCTTTGCTCGACGAGGCCACCGCCGCCGCCGAAGCCATGACCTTCTGCAAGCGCCTGTCGAAGAACAAGGCCAGCAACGCCTTCTTCGCTTCCCAGCATTGCCACCCGCAGACCCTCGACGTGCTGCGCACCCGCGCCGAGCCGCTGGGCATTGAAGTAGTAATTGGCGACGAAGCCAGCCTGACCGATGTCAGCGCTTACTTCGGCGCACTGCTGCAGTACCCGGCCAGCAATGGCGACATCTTCGATTACCGCGAACTGGTTGAGCGCTTCCACGCCGCCAATGCGCTGGTCGCCGTAGCCGCTGACCTGCTGGCCCTGACCCTGCTCACCCCGCCGGGCGAATTCGGTGCCGATGTGGCCTTGGGCAGCGCGCAGCGTTTTGGTGTGCCGCTGGGCTTCGGTGGCCCACACGCCGCCTACTTCGCCACCCGCGATGCATTCAAGCGCGATATGCCAGGCCGCTTGGTCGGCATGTCGATCGACCGTTTCGGCAAGCCGGCCCTGCGCCTGGCCATGCAGACCCGCGAGCAACATATCCGCCGCGAGAAGGCCACCAGTAACATCTGTACCGCCCAGGTACTGCTGGCCAACATCGCCAGCATGTACGCCGTGTACCACGGCCCGGCTGGCCTGACCCAGATCGCCCGGCGCACTCACCAGTTCACCGCGATCCTGGCCAAGGGCCTACGCGCTTTGGGCTACAGCGTTGAACAGGAATTCTTCTTCGACACCCTGAGCTTGGCCACTGGCAGCAAAACTGCTGAGCTGCACAGCAAGGCCCGCGCTGCCGGCCTCAACCTGCGCGAAATCGATGGCGAGCGTCTGGGCCTGTCCCTGGATGAAACCAGCGACCAAGCCGCCGTTGAAGCACTGCTGGCGGTATTCGCCGACGGCAAGGCGGTTCCCGCATTCGCTGAGCTGGCTGCTGGCGTAACCGCGCAGCTGCCACAAGGCTTGCTGCGTGAGTCGGCAATCCTGGCGCACCCGGTGTTCAACCGTTATCACTCGGAAACCGAGCTGATGCGCTACCTGCGCAAGCTGGCCGACAAGGACCTGGCGCTGGACCGCAGCATGATTCCGCTGGGTTCCTGCACCATGAAGCTCAACGCCGCCAGCGAGATGATCCCGGTGACCTGGGCCGAATTCGGCAGCCTGCACCCCTTCGCCCCAGTCGAGCAAAGCCAGGGTTACACCCAGCTGACCACAGAGCTGGAAGCCATGCTCTGCGCCGCCACCGGTTACGACGGTATATCCTTGCAGCCGAACGCCGGTTCCCAGGGCGAATACGCTGGCCTGCTGGCGATTCGCGCGTATCACCAGAGCCGCGGCGACGATCAGCGCGACATCTGCCTGATCCCGCAATCGGCCCACGGCACCAACCCAGCCACCGCCAGCATGGCCGGCATGCGTGTAGTGGTTACCGCCTGCGACAGCAACGGTAACGTCGATATTGCCGACCTCAAGGCCAAGGCCGAAGAGCACAAAGAGCGCCTGGCTGCGCTGATGATCACCTACCCGTCGACCCACGGCGTGTTCGAGGAAGGCATCCGCGAAATCTGCCAGATCATTCATGACAACGGCGGCCAGGTTTACATCGACGGTGCCAACATGAATGCCATGGTCGGCCTTTGCGCCCCAGGTCAGTTCGGCGGCGACGTGTCGCACCTGAACCTGCACAAAACCTTCTGCATCCCCCACGGCGGTGGCGGTCCTGGCGTTGGCCCGATTGGTGTCAAGGCGCACCTGATTCCGTTCCTGCCCGGCCACGGTCACATGGCCCGCAAAGAAGGTGCCGTCAGTGCTGCGCCGTTCGGCAGCGCCAGCATCCTGCCGATCACCTGGATGTACATCAGCATGATGGGCGGCGAAGGCCTCAAGCTCGCCTCGCAAATGGCCATTCTCAACGCCAACTACATCGCCCGCCGCCTCGAAGAGCACTACCCTGTGCTGTATTCGGGCAGCAACGGCCTGGTGGCGCACGAGTGCATTCTGGACATCCGCCCGATCAAGGACAGCAGCGGCATCAGCGTTGACGACGTGGCCAAGCGCCTGATCGACTTCGGCTTCCACGCCCCGACCATGTCCTTCCCCGTCGCCGGAACGCTGATGATCGAGCCGACCGAAAGCGAATCCAAGGAAGAACTGGACCGCTTCTGCGACGCCATGATCGCCATCCGCGAAGAGATTCGTGCGGTGGAAGCCGGTCATCTGGACGCCACCGACAACCCGTTGAAAAACGCGCCACACACCGCACTGGAACTGGTCGGTGAATGGACGCACGGCTACAGCCGCGAACAGGCTGTGTACCCAACCGCCACGTTGATCGAAGGCAAGTACTGGCCTCCGGTCGGCCGCGTCGACAACGTATTCGGTGACCGCAACCTGATCTGCGCCTGCCCGTCCATCGAGGCGTATCAGGACGCTTAAGGCGATAAAAACCGTAGGATGGGTTAGCGGCGCAGCAGCGCAATAGCGCAATAGCGCAATAGCGCAATAGCACCGTTAACACCATCCTTCAGCGCCGCGTAACCCATCAGCGATGGACGCAGCACACGGGATGATGGGTATCGCTGCGCTCAACCCATCCTACGGTTTTGTTTACCCCAGAATTTTGATTCACCCCTACCCGGGGCGGGTCAGCTGCACCCCAAAAACAACAATCGAGGGATCTCAGCATGTTCAGCAAACACGACCAACTGCAAGGTTATGACGACGCCCTGCTCGCCGCGATCAACGCCGAAGAGCAGCGCCAGGAAGATCACATCGAGCTGATCGCCTCGGAAAACTATTGCAGCCAGCGCGTCATGCAGGCGCAAGGCAGCGGCCTGACCAACAAGTACGCCGAAGGCTATCCAGGCAAGCGTTACTACGGCGGTTGTGAGCATGTGGACAAGGTCGAAGCCCTCGCCATCGAGCGCGCCAAGCAGCTGTTCGGTGCCGACTATGCCAACGTGCAGCCGCACTCCGGCTCATCCGCCAACAGCGCGGTGTACCTGGCGCTGATCAATGCTGGCGATACCATCCTCGGCATGAGCCTGGCCCACGGCGGCCACCTGACCCACGGCGCCAAAGTGTCGTCCTCGGGCAAGCTGTACAACGCGGTGCAATACGGCATCGACGAGCAAGGCCTGATCGATTACGCCGAAGTCGAGCGCCTGGCGCTTGAGCACAAGCCGAAGATGATCGTCGCCGGTTTCTCCGCCTATTCGCGCACTCTGGATTTCGCCCGTTTCCGCGAAATCGCCGACAAGATCGACGCCCTGCTGTTTGTCGACATGGCCCACGTCGCCGGCTTGGTCGCCGCCGGCCTGTACCCCAACCCAATTCCGTTTGCCGATGTGGTCACCACCACCACCCACAAAACCCTGCGTGGCCCACGCGGCGGCCTGATCCTGGCCAAGGCCAACGAAGCAATCGAGAAAAAACTCAACTCGGCGGTATTCCCCGGCAGCCAGGGCGGCCCGTTGATGCATGTGATCGCCGCCAAAGCGGTGTGCTTCAAGGAAGCGCTGGAGCCCGGCTTCAAAGCCTATCAGCAGCAGGTCATCGACAACGCGCAGACCATGGCCGAGGTGTTCGTGACCCGTGGCTATGACGTTGTCTCCGGCGGCACCGACAACCACTTGATGTTGGTCAGCCTGATCAAGCAAGGCCTCACGGGTAAAGCTGCTGATGCCGCGTTGGGCGCGGCACACATCACCGTGAACAAGAACGCCGTGCCGAACGACCCACAGTCGCCTTTCGTCACTTCCGGTATCCGCATCGGCACCCCAGCAGTCACCAGCCGTGGCTTCAAACAAGGTCAGTGCCGTGAACTGGCTGGCTGGATCTGCGACATCCTCGACGACCTGGACAACCCAGCTGTGATCGAACGCGTTCGTGGTCAGGTAGCGGCACTCTGTGCCAGCTTCCCGGTCTACGCTGACTAGATAGCTACGCAGTTTTTGCCACTAGCGGGGCGGTTACCCAGCGCGCCGCATCATCGCCGCCCCACAAGGGCGGCAGCAAAACACGCAGTCGGAGCAAGCATGTCACTTAGCGTTTTTGACCTCTTCAAGATTGGCATCGGCCCATCCAGCTCGCACACCGTGGGCCCGATGCTCGCCGCCTTGCGCTTTGCCGAAGGCCTGCGCCGCGACGATTTACTCACCAACACCGAGAGCATCAAGGTCGAGCTGTACGGCTCCCTCGGCGCCACCGGCAAAGGCCATGGCAGCGATAAGGCGGTGCTGCTCGGGCTTGAGGGCGAGCAGCCAGACACGGTAGACACCACTAGCGTCGACGCCCGCCTAGCGGCAATCCGCAGCAACGCCGAGCTCAATCTGCTCGGCGAAAAACCAATCCGTTTTGTCGAAAAACAACACCTGGCGATGATCCGCAAGCCGCTGGCCTTTCACCCCAACGGCATGATCTTTCGCGCCTTCGACGCCGCCGGTTTGCAGATTCGCTCGCGTGAGTATTACTCGGTGGGCGGCGGCTTTGTGGTGGATGAGCAGGCCGCAGGGGCCGATCGTATCGTCGAAGACACCACGCCGTTGCAGTACCCCTTCACCACCGGTAAACAACTGCTGGCGCATTGCGCCGAGCACAATCTGTCGATCAGCCAGGTGATGCTCGCTAACGAAGCCGCCTGGCGACCAGAAGCGGAAACCCGCACGCGCCTGCTGCATATCTGGCAAGTGATGCAGGATTGCGTCGAAGCCGGCTGCCGCAACGAGGGCATCATGCCCGGCGGGCTCAAGGTTAAACGCCGCGCGGCAGACCTACACCGGCAACTGTGCAAGCACCCAGAAGCAGCCCTGCGTGATGCCCTGAGCGTGCTCGATTGGGTCAACCTCTATGCCCTGGCGGTTAACGAAGAAAACGCCAGCGGCGGCCGTGTGGTGACTGCACCCACCAATGGCGCGGCCGGTATCGTGCCGGCGGTGTTGCATTACTACAGCCGTTTTATCCCCAGCTCCAACGACGACGGCATCGTGCGCTTTCTGCTCACCGCCGCCGCCATTGGCATTCTCTACAAAGAAAACGCCTCGATCTCCGGCGCCGAAGTCGGCTGCCAAGGTGAAGTCGGCGTAGCCTGCTCGATGGCCGCTGGCGCCTTGTGCGAAGTGCTCGGTGGCAGCGTCAACCAGGTAGAAAACGCCGCCGAAATTGGCATGGAACACAACCTCGGCCTGACCTGCGACCCCATAGGCGGGCTGGTGCAGGTACCCTGTATCGAACGCAACGCCATGGGCTCGGTCAAGGCGATCAACGCCGCACGCATGGCCCTGCGCGGCGACGGCCAGCATTTCGTATCCCTGGATAAGGTGATCCGCACCATGCGTCAGACCGGTGCAGACATGAACAACAAGTACAAGGAAACCGCCCGCGGCGGCCTGGCCGTCAATATTATCGAGTGCTAAGTCGGGCGCAGCCCGCAACACCCTTACATCATTACCGGTGCCCCGCACGCACCCTGACGGAGAAATTGCATGACCAGCGAAACCCTGGCGAAAACCCCGCTACATGCCCTGCACATCGAACTCGGCGCCCGCATGGTGCCTTTCGCCGGTTATGACATGCCGGTGCAATACCCACTCGGCGTGATGAAAGAACACCTGCACACCCGCGAGCAGGCGGGCCTGTTTGACGTATCGCACATGGGCCAGATCATCCTGCGTGGCGCCAATGCCGCCAAAGCTCTGGAAACCTTGGTGCCGGTGGACATCATCGACCTGCCTGTGGGCATGCAGCGTTACGCCATGTTCACCGACGAAAATGGCGGCATCCTCGACGACCTGATGGTGGCCAATCTGGGCGATGACACCCTGTTCCTGGTGGTCAACGCCGGCTGCAAAGACCAGGACCTGGCCCACCTGCAGAAGCACATCGGCAGCCAGTGTGAGATTGAGGTGCTGTTCGAAGCCCGCGCACTCTTGGCCTTGCAAGGTCCGAAAGCCGTTGACGTACTGGCGCGCCTGGCCCCAGAAGTCGCGCAGATGACCTTTATGCAATTCGCTCCGGTGCGCTTGCTCGGCGTGGACTGCTACGTCAGCCGTTCTGGCTACACCGGCGAAGATGGCTACGAGATCTCCGTGCCTGCAGAACACTGTGAGACCCTGGCGCGCAGCCTGCTGGCCGAAACAGAAGTCGAGGCCATTGGCCTCGGCGCGCGCGACTCACTGCGTCTGGAAGCCGGTCTGTGCCTGTATGGCCACGACATGAGCACCAGCGTCACGCCGATCGAAGCAAGCCTGCTCTGGGCCATGTCCAAGCCGCGCCGCGCCGATGGTGCACGCGCTGGCGGCTTCCCAGGTGCCGAACGGATCTTCGCCCAGCAACAAGCCGGCGTTGCCAGCAAGCGGGTTGGCCTGCTGCCGCAAGAGCGCGTACCGGTGCGTGAAGGCGCGGAAATCGTCGATGCCGACGGCAACGTAATCGGCACTGTCAGCAGCGGTGGCTTCGGCCCAACTCTCGCCGCCCCGGTGGCCATGGGTTATGTGCAGAGCAGCCACATCGCTCTGGATACAGAAGTCTGGGCCATGGTGCGCGGCAAGCGCGTCGCTATGAAAGTCGCCAAGACCCCGTTCGTGCCACAACGCTACTATCGAGGTTAATCACGGCTAATCGCCCACTGCACTGCGCCGGCCGCCAGGTCGGCGCAGGCTATCCGCACCTACGGCGTGCGGATGTCGGTAAAAATCAGTCGATTGCCAAACGGATCGGTCACCGTCATATCACGGCCCCAGGGCTGATTGATGATGCTAGGCCGCGCATTGGCATAAGCCCGCGCCGTCAACTCGGCATGCAACCCATCCAGATCATCGACACTGATGCGCAGCGCCGCACCGGGGCAGCAATCGCCATGGTGTTCGGACAGATGCAGCACGCAGCCATCTCTGGACAGTTGCAGATAGAGCGGCAAGCCCGCCTCGAAGCGGTGTGACCAGTCTTCACTGAAGCCCAAAAACTCGCAGTAGAACGCCCGCGCTTTAGCTTCATCGAAGCTGCGCAGAATCGGGATTGGAGCGGCCAGCTGCATCGGGTTTTCTCCTACGACATGCAAAGTGATTAGCGCAGTTTTCCAACCATCGCCGCCGCCACGCTCAGCACATCCTTACCCAGCTGCATTGAGCGCGCGCCATTCCAACCCGTGTGTGGATTGGGCCGATCGTCGTGGTCCTTGAATGGCATTTCGATGGTGAACGCCAGGCAGTCGAACTCCAGCCCCACGGCATTGCAGGCCAGGGTGGTATTGGCCTGACCAAACTGGTCGGGGGTATAACCAAAGGTGGTCTGAAACTCGGCACCTATCGCCATTAGCTGATCGCGAAACTCTTTATCCAGCGCGGCGAGCCGCGAGCTGAATCCTGGGTTACCTTCACAACCAGCGGCAAAGACATGGGGGATTTCCTCATCGCCGTGAATATCCAGAAACAGGTCAACGCCCACCGCACGCATCTGCTGCTGGACGAAATACACCTCAGGGCTGTCTGCCTCACTGGCCGACTGCCAGGCGCGATTGAGGTCGCGGCCGGCGACGTTGGTGCGCAAATGGCCACGGAACGCGCCGTCCGGATTCATGTTCGGCACCAAGTACAGATCAGCCTGTTCCAACAGGGCATTCAGCTCGGCGTCATCGCGCTGCTGCAAGCGCTCGATCACCCCCTGCATAAACCATTCGGCCATATGCTCGCCAGGATGCTGCTGAGCGATCAGCCAGATCTTGCGCTGCGCCTGCGGGTTACGGCTGATGCGCAGTAATTCGATCGGGCGTCCTTCGATACTCTTACCGCAGGCAAACAGCTCAGCACCGGCCAAACGTTGTGCATCCTCGATCAACAGGGCATGGCGCTCACGGCTGTAGGGTTCGAAGTAGGCAAACCAGATCTGCGCGTGCAGCGGTTCGATATCGAAGTTCAGCGCACCGTTTTCAAAGCGGCTGGGCACGCGGAACCAATTGACCTGGTCGTAGGACGCCACCGCGTTATAGCCGCTCCAAGCGTTCTTATAGGACGACTGGCCGGCATTGCCCAGGCTGAAGCCATAACGCTGCCCCGGCTGCAGACCACTGACCTGAAAGTGGAACCACTGAAAATGCGCGCTATTGAGGTCCGCCCGAATCGCCAGTCGCACCTGCTGCGGGTTGCTGGCGTCGATGACTTCAATATTGCCACTGTCAAAGTTGGAGTTGATCTGCATGAGTGCCTCGCAAGCTTGGGTACGCGATACAGCCAAGAATCGCAGCTCTACTGCGCGCGCGAAACGCCCCAGGCGACAAACTGATATGTATTCTGCACTGCGTACCCACGACCTGGCTTATGAACGCTAGCCAATGCAACTCCTCTACGCGCTGGTAGTCCGTTGTTTAGCCGCTGCGCGTGGCACCTTCACTTGCTTTCTTTCAGGGACACCCCATGCCATTACCCGCCCACCGCTTATTGCCTGCCCTGCTCTGCGCCACCTTGTTGCTCGGCGGCTGTGCCGGGAAACCCACCGAGCAACAAGCCGGCAACCCGACTCAGCAACCCGCCCAACCCATCGTGTCAAATGCTGCAGAGGCCGACTTGCGCAGTAAAGCCAATCGCGGGGATCTCGACAGCCAATTCCAACTCGGCAGCCTGTACTTCGTCGGCCAGCCGGCCAAAGACCTCAAACAAGCCGAGCACTGGTGGAAGCTCGCCGCCGACAAAGGCCACGCCATGGCTGCTGTCAGCCTCGCTTACCTGTATACCGGCCGCGACAACCCTGACTTCAACAACCCTGAGCAAATGCTCAAGTACCTCAACCAATCCGCTGCCGGCGGTAACCCAATGGCCCAACACATTCTCGGCAACCTCTACCTGCGCGGTACACAAGGCGTAGCGCTGGATCCTAATCAAGCCAAACGTTTATTTGAAAGTGCCTGCAGACAGAACTACACCGCCAGCTGTAGCGCACTGGAAAACATGCATTGATTAATCCGATATAGGCACATCAATAAGACCGCCCTGAGATATGAGCGCGTTATTTACATCAGGCACCGCATAGCGCTCTGCTCGATCTTACGACGTACAAGCCCAGCGTCGCAGCGGCGCTGGCCTGCTGAGCCATGCTTGCAGCAGGTGATATGCAACTCTTTTACGGCCTTACGGTCTACTGCCTGTGAATTAGGCAGACTGGACATTTATTTCAGCTTCGCCATAATTGCCCGGCGCACTCTAATTAGCCCTGTAACAAACCTGACAAATTGTTCAGGTAATTCCAAAGTAAAGGGCAACCCGCTACAGCAATAGTCTCTGAAACTATTCGCAGCGTTTATAAATGCGCAGGCTAAATCTGTTTGGCTGTATCAGGTGTTTAGGCAGCATGCCTTGCATTCAGGCCAACATTCTTTTCAGGACCATGGGTAACTACGTGACGAAAGACGAACTGCGCGCCGAACTCGAGCGCCAGGCGCAGCGTTACAAGGATGTATACGGCGGAGAAGTTCTCACCTACGCCGCTCAACCGGACCCCGAGCGCAAGCCGTGGCGCAAGAAGGCCAACCTTCTTGATCAAGCGTTTGAAAAAGAACTCGAAAGAATAGAAAAAGATCTGAGAACCAAAATGGAAGCAGCTTCTGGCTAAACCCGGAACGCACCATTGCAATGCGACATGCGGGCTACCCGTTTGAAGCCGAGAGCCGAGCCAGTCTTAGAAAACTGGCTCGGCTGCTGCCGATTAACGCTTTTTACCGCCGAGCAACGACCCCAACAACCCTCGTACCAGCTGCCGACCGATCTGGTTAGCCGCCTGACGCATTGCCGTTTTCATCACCTGGCTCGCAAAGCCGCCAAACAACTCACCGGCTCCGCCAGCCATACCCCCGCGTGTTTCTGCCTTATTGCCGACAGTGCTCGACTTGTCTTGCTCTGCCTGTTGCGCGGCTTGCTCAGCCCGAGCGGTCAACAACTCATAAGCAGACTCGCGATCAATTGGCTTGTCGTAGCGGCCGCGCAGCGGCGACTGGGCGATCAACGCCGCACGCTCAGCTTCTGTCAACGGCCCGATCCGCGACTGCGGTGGCGCAATCGCGACACGTCGTACCATGGCCGGCGTGCCTTTAGCTTCCATCGTACCGACGAGTGCTTCGCCGATACCCAGCTCAGTCAACACCGCCAACGTGTCGATTGCAGGGTTCGGGCGAAAGCCATCAGCCACTGCACGTAATGATTTCTGCTCTTTAGCGGTAAAGGCGCGCAGGCCGTGCTGGATACGCAGCCCCAACTGAGCCAATACATCGTCCGGCAAATCGCCAGGCGATTGAGTAACGAAGTACACCCCGACACCCTTTGAGCGAATCAGCCGCACCACTTGCTCCAGGCGCTCTTGCAAGGCCTTAGGCGTCCCGGCAAATAACAGGTGCGCCTCATCAAAAAACAGCGCTAACAGCGGCTTGTCGGCATCGCCGCGCTCCGGCAACTGCTCAAATAACTCGGCCAACAGCCAAAGCAGAAAAGTCGCGTAAACCTTTGGTGCCTCATGCACCAAGCGGCTGGCGTCGAGCAAATGAATACGTCCGCGACCATCACGGTCGGGATGCAGGATGTCTTCCAGTTGCAACGCCGGCTCACCAAACAAGGCATCAGCGCCCTGCTGCTCAAGGCCTGCCAGCTTGCGCAGCAGCGCCTGCGACGAGGTGGACGTGAACAACGCACTGTCTTCGCCCAACACCTCAGGCTGGCTCTTCAGGTGCGCGAGCAGCGCTTTGAGGTCTTTCAGATCAAGCAGCAGCAAACCTTCGCGATCCGCCACCTTGAATGCGGCATACAGCGCGGCCTGCTGGCTGTCGGTCAACTCAAGCAGTGCGCCCAACAGCAACGGGCCCATTTCGCTCAGTGTCGTGCGCAGTGGGTGACCACTCTGGCCATGAATATCCCACAGGGTCACCGGGTAAGCCGTCGGCTGATGTTTGAGCCAAGGCATACTGGCGATGCGCTCAGCCACTTTGCCTTGCGGCGTACTGGCAGCGCCAAGGCCGCACAGGTCGCCTTTGACGTCAGCGGCAAACACCGCCACACCTGCATCGCTGAACGTCTCGATCAAACGCTGCAAGGTCACCGTTTTCCCAGTCCCCGTCGCACCGGCTATCAGCCCGTGACGATTGGCCAGCTTCAGCGCCTGGCCCACCGGCAGCCCGTCAAGATCGGCCCCCACAACAAACTGATCAGCTTCTGCCATCTTGCCTTCTCCTTGGTTAAAGCTTTACTGCAGTTAGGCCGACATACTCAGCATCGTCGCATAGCCGGCGCAGACACTGCCCTACATCAGCACCAGACTGATGCCAGAACTTACCGGACGCAAGAAGCCATGACCAACAACTTGAAGTTCAGTCACAAGATTCTGCTCGCCGCCTCGTTAGTGGTGATCGCAGCTTTCTCCCTGTTCACGCTTTATAACGACTACTTGCAACGCAACGCTATCCGCAGTGACTTGGAAGGCTACCTGCACGAAATGGGCAACGTCACAGCCAGCAATATTTCCAACTGGCTATCCGGGCGGATTTTGCTGGTAGAGAGCGCGGCGCAATCGATTGCCCGCGATCCTTCTACAGAAGGCCTTACCGGCCTGCTGGAACAAAAAGCCCTGACTTCAAGCTTTGCCTTCACCTACCTGGGCAGCGCCGACGGCAGCTTCACCATGCGTCCGAATGAAAAAATGCCGGATGACTACGACCCGCGTACACGCCCTTGGTACACCGATGCTGTGGCTGCCGGCGGTACCACACTGACCGAACCTTATGTTGACGCTGCTACCGGCG encodes the following:
- a CDS encoding glyoxalase superfamily protein; translation: MQLAAPIPILRSFDEAKARAFYCEFLGFSEDWSHRFEAGLPLYLQLSRDGCVLHLSEHHGDCCPGAALRISVDDLDGLHAELTARAYANARPSIINQPWGRDMTVTDPFGNRLIFTDIRTP
- a CDS encoding M14 family metallopeptidase; the encoded protein is MQINSNFDSGNIEVIDASNPQQVRLAIRADLNSAHFQWFHFQVSGLQPGQRYGFSLGNAGQSSYKNAWSGYNAVASYDQVNWFRVPSRFENGALNFDIEPLHAQIWFAYFEPYSRERHALLIEDAQRLAGAELFACGKSIEGRPIELLRISRNPQAQRKIWLIAQQHPGEHMAEWFMQGVIERLQQRDDAELNALLEQADLYLVPNMNPDGAFRGHLRTNVAGRDLNRAWQSASEADSPEVYFVQQQMRAVGVDLFLDIHGDEEIPHVFAAGCEGNPGFSSRLAALDKEFRDQLMAIGAEFQTTFGYTPDQFGQANTTLACNAVGLEFDCLAFTIEMPFKDHDDRPNPHTGWNGARSMQLGKDVLSVAAAMVGKLR
- a CDS encoding tetratricopeptide repeat protein encodes the protein MPLPAHRLLPALLCATLLLGGCAGKPTEQQAGNPTQQPAQPIVSNAAEADLRSKANRGDLDSQFQLGSLYFVGQPAKDLKQAEHWWKLAADKGHAMAAVSLAYLYTGRDNPDFNNPEQMLKYLNQSAAGGNPMAQHILGNLYLRGTQGVALDPNQAKRLFESACRQNYTASCSALENMH
- a CDS encoding helicase HerA-like domain-containing protein, with protein sequence MAEADQFVVGADLDGLPVGQALKLANRHGLIAGATGTGKTVTLQRLIETFSDAGVAVFAADVKGDLCGLGAASTPQGKVAERIASMPWLKHQPTAYPVTLWDIHGQSGHPLRTTLSEMGPLLLGALLELTDSQQAALYAAFKVADREGLLLLDLKDLKALLAHLKSQPEVLGEDSALFTSTSSQALLRKLAGLEQQGADALFGEPALQLEDILHPDRDGRGRIHLLDASRLVHEAPKVYATFLLWLLAELFEQLPERGDADKPLLALFFDEAHLLFAGTPKALQERLEQVVRLIRSKGVGVYFVTQSPGDLPDDVLAQLGLRIQHGLRAFTAKEQKSLRAVADGFRPNPAIDTLAVLTELGIGEALVGTMEAKGTPAMVRRVAIAPPQSRIGPLTEAERAALIAQSPLRGRYDKPIDRESAYELLTARAEQAAQQAEQDKSSTVGNKAETRGGMAGGAGELFGGFASQVMKTAMRQAANQIGRQLVRGLLGSLLGGKKR